The sequence ATCCAGAGAGTCCGCCCCGTCCCTCTGAGGGATGGCACCACTCAGGATAGAAGTCCTCCTGGCTGCCCAGTGGGAGGGAGCGCAGAGACGCCTGATGATGCAAGTCCCTGTGGCGGGGCACCGCCCGATGAGGATGGCGACGGCTCCAGTGAGCACCTTGCACCTGAACGAGAGAAACGAGTTTTGTCCAGAAGCTGTATAAAAGTGGCTTAGGAGCATCTGTCACTTGAGCGTACTTGTCAGCACACATTAGCACATTGTGAGCCTTCAATAGCGCTAATGGACTGATCCTTAATCTGATTCCACTTTCCAAACTAATCTCCCACCACCTGGACCCCAAGTCTGAAACTGATAGTGACAAAAACTGTGGATGTAAAGTCCAAAGACGAAGTTCTGACCTGCAGTAGTATTTTATTGCCATCGTAGTCTTGCGTCTGCCACCTCAAGTCACTGATGGGCCGGCACGCATTGGGCAGGAGTGGCACCAGGGCGCCCACGTCTCGCACCCTCACCTCCACCACCGTCGCGTCCAGAGGGGCCGGGCGCCTCCCCCTGGGCAACCTCCTGAAAGCCATCTGGACCTCCAGATGGGGGTTGGCGTAGACCACCAAGAAGCAGAAGTCGGGTTTCTTGTGGGCCAGCCGGCGTCCCAGCAGAAGCTTGTACAACCGCACCGTGTGGGCGtagttgtcatggcaacagtACAAGGTCATACGTAGCGTCCCTTTACCGTAGTGGACCCTCCTCAGAGCCCACGGCGGAGTGCCGGACCCTAGCGTGAAAAAATCCTGCGTGGACGCCGCTCCCGAGCGCCGCCCGCCACTCACCTCTTCGCTATGATGATAGCGCCAAGGCGGAAGCAGCAGCTCCTGGCCACCACCGTTGCCCTCCAGGAGGAACAAAATGACTGCCAAGGCCGGTTGAGGAGAATTGTGCCGGTGCTTGGATCGAGGACGCTCGGAGGAGGCGGCGCGCTCCGACACCCTGAAGAGCTGCAGCTCAGGGTGCAACCATGCCAGAACGCTGTCCGTTGCCCGCTGAAGGACGTTGCCCTCGCCCGGGTCCGCTATCAGGTGGACGCTCACCAGGAAGGGATCCCGCTGGAGGTCGCCCATCCAAACGTCgcctcaacaacaacaacaacaaaatctccATTTCCAACCAGATTCCAAATATTTTACTTGTgcgtttttgtttgtacttACTGCTCGTAGATGACAAGGGACTGTAATCAGACCTGCAGAGGATCAAGTGGTATGAGAGCAttcatattaatattattgtcCGATAGAAGAAAATCTAAATTGAACTTgaggcgggaaaaaaaaacaccacgaGGAAATGAAAGAGGGAGAAGCGGGTCACACCCTAGAAAGGTCACCAGTCAACGTCAGGGCAAACAATAGACAGGTCGCCCTCTCGCCAGCCAACGTGATGCCTTTCTCGGGGCGTTTTCACTCCAAATGATTTATTGCCTTCTTTCCGTAGACACCGCTAACCATAAAATGAAGCAGGGGAAGGATGCAATGAGGAAAAACGACAATAAAAAGACATCAAACTGACAATTTGGAGTAGACCGAAGCAATTTAGTGAGCCGCTCGTCGACAGCCAAAGGCAATAATGGCAGCCagcagcaacaaaaacaacaacacacttgAGGCTTGACTCTGGTGTGACCTGCCAGCTTTGGATCGACACCAACCTTCTTCCTCAACTTTCTTGGAAGACACTCTGGTCTTTAAAATCCAAAACCCTCAGTTCCTGTGTGGTCCCGTCTGTGGAATAGCCCGGGCTGTCATTAAACTTTCAAGCGCCGCCGTCCAAAAACGTCCCCataatgcaaataaaagatGAGAAAAGCAGGAATCACGTTCTGGATTGATTTGCTTCCCGCTTTCGCTCCAATTTTGGCTGCTGGGACGACAATCAAAACGTACGAGGAAAGACTTTATTCTGGCGGGAAATTCCCGGCTGGTTTTGTATTCCCATTCAGTGTCGAAAAAATGTCTACATTGATGGAAAACACGCATTTGATGATAAATGAACAATTAGTGTAAAATCCACAAAATAAGATATTATTTGTGCTTTGCCCATTCTGAGTCAAACCTCAAGTGATGTCATTTAATCCAAGCGACCTGCCATTAATCCCTTTTGGGGGATGCTTAATTGCGATAGACACCATGCTGGCGGGTACAGATTAGGGACATGTCTCACGGTGACGTCACTACAAagacaggcacacacacacgggtgGCTAATAGAAAAGTGAGCATGTTAATCCTCACCGTCATCTGGATTAGTCAACACAGATCTATAATCTATCACAATAATAGGGACGCCTGTGGAATCTGATGAGATCCAATATGGCAATATTTCTTATATTTGGGGGAGGATTGTAAAATTGTCAAATCTTCTcaaaaatctgtttttgtaattaaataagtcaattatatttgtaacgattttaataaacaagtctgaaaaaacaaacattctgCATGCAACCATCTGGTGGACaggtttaatttttaattgaagGACTAGAAACgactttattaaaataaatgtattttatcttGTATTGGATCCAATAAGATACTTCATTCTTGCTTGTTTGGGTCACAACTGTAACATACCACTCGTGAGGTCCATTTATTAATGTctgaaaaacatgcatgtcaattattatattaaaaatcaTAGTCAAAATTATGTGATTTGAGTTCCATGTAAGCCATGCATATTATTATGCATAGCGGAGCATCTGGTAgtgatttcttctttttttgctacTCACCCTGCAGTTTCTGCTCCCGAATCCACGCACTCATCTTCTACAGAGTTCTTTTCCATCTCAATAAGAGgaaatttatttaatgtagACTGTAGCGATGAGCatgctttgtttgtaaaagttcccaaaaatacaaacaaggcGGGAGTGTTGACGGACTTGCGTCTGGAGTCAGTCTGCGAGCAACGTCACAAGCAGCAGGCGACTGGAGTCAGACGGCGGTGCCTTCAAGGTACTGTAGGAAATCTAATTACTtttcgttttctttttgtctacATGATTTACGCCTAGAGGTTACGTAAATATTTAAGGTATAGTAGTTTCACGACACAAAATATGTACTTAGCGGTAAAAGTATGACGACTTCAAATCcatcttcaaatttaaaaagtacGAGCTGTCACTGAAGAAACATCGCTATTGTATTTTTAGAAGATAGATAAATGGATGGCGAGTTGGGttcatagatagatagatagatagatagatagatagatagatagatagatagatagatagatagatagatagatagatagatagatagatagatagatgcaTGGATagattaattaaaattaaattaaaaaaaacaaactcacgTTTGTGTGACATCATATCTACGCGCCTCTTTAAGATGACGCTCCGGAAGCGCATGGCCAGCAGTGACGTTTCGCGGTAACCGTCGTGTCTTTTAAACAGCGCCATTCAAGCAATCAGACAAAGCGCCCGTCTCGTGTTTGTAGTTTAACAGTAGACTTTCGCCATGTCGGTCAGCGACATGTTCTCCTACATTCAGGGCTTCCTGAGCGCCGACCAGGACGTCCGAGAGGTAGGAAAAATAACAGCGTCGTGTTTAAGTCGCTAGCTAACAGCTAAGTTATGAGCGCTAAATAGCCGCTGTTAAGTGTCACGTGTGTTTAGCTGCTTTCAACATTTGTTatctttttggttttgtagGACATCCGAAAAGTGGTGCAGGTGTTGGAGCAGACCGCAAGAGAAATTCTCACTGTTCTTCAAAGTGTACATCAGCCGTCGGGATTCAAAGACAGTGAGTTTCATACTTCCCCATCTATATACCTCTATTCTCAAAAGTATATGTGATTTGCGAAACGGCGGTGGCTAACTGTCCCCCTTCTAAAAtccaaatttcattttgtctctcaACAGTCCCTGATAAATGTACAAAGGCCAGAGAATTGTTTGGCACAGTTCAGATGCACATTGCTGACTTGAAGACCAAGTTCCCTGCGGACCAGTATTATAGGTACATAGTGTCGGAACTCCTAATAGATAGATGTTGGGATTTGAATCCAATATTGTGCCATTTAATTGCTAtttactggaaaaaaaaagtgtaaactTTCCAATTCAAATATGTTCTGCTATTAGTTCTCAACAAGACCATATTATTGTGCCACAAAAACATGGCATTTTGCCTTCAAAATGTATATGTAAtccaaatgtgatttattattCTGATcccaattttttaaaattcgcAACAGGTTTCACGAGCACTGGCGCTTTGTCTTGCAACGTTTGACCTTCCTGGCGGCTTTCGCGGTCTACCTGGAAAGCGAGGCCCTTGTGACCCGTGAGGAGGTGGCACAAATTCTGGACAGTAGGTACACGTTTGCGTGTCTGTCTACGTGTGTTGTTGCCATCGTTGTCATGGCACACATCCtcattgtgtgcatgtgtttcaGTTGAGGTGGTGCGAGACAAAGGCTTTCATCTGGACGTGGAGGACTACTTGGCGGGTGTGCTGATCATGGCCAGTGAACTGGTGAGTCAATTAAAACATCTTCATTTGCATAATCGTGGTATTTTGCATATTGATGCATATTTGCATATATTCGTGTTGATCTTGAGTGCCGACTCAAAGTTTGACTTGTTTACGCGCCCGCGGCTGCACGTTCAAGTTCCGTTTTGAGGGAAATTATTTGAAACACACTAGCAGCCAAATACACTCGGATAAAATTTGAACGTGAATAC comes from Syngnathus acus chromosome 21, fSynAcu1.2, whole genome shotgun sequence and encodes:
- the LOC119115324 gene encoding protein FAM124A isoform X1: MIFNIIIDMHVFQTLINGPHEWSDYSPLSSTSSDVWMGDLQRDPFLVSVHLIADPGEGNVLQRATDSVLAWLHPELQLFRVSERAASSERPRSKHRHNSPQPALAVILFLLEGNGGGQELLLPPWRYHHSEEVSGGRRSGAASTQDFFTLGSGTPPWALRRVHYGKGTLRMTLYCCHDNYAHTVRLYKLLLGRRLAHKKPDFCFLVVYANPHLEVQMAFRRLPRGRRPAPLDATVVEVRVRDVGALVPLLPNACRPISDLRWQTQDYDGNKILLQVQGAHWSRRHPHRAVPRHRDLHHQASLRSLPLGSQEDFYPEWCHPSEGRGGLSGSLFSLPNLSSSPGPPASPPRQNRRSRSLQRSASLAPPFRLNVDALVGAEETDVDTGTTVRAGGVDLSVMSAYVHQAFPPASHYQPLDPEDKTALPKRTKDGESSTVPPNGENHEALVGGRAGEEVEEFYI
- the LOC119115324 gene encoding protein FAM124A isoform X3 codes for the protein MLSYHLILCRSDYSPLSSTSSDVWMGDLQRDPFLVSVHLIADPGEGNVLQRATDSVLAWLHPELQLFRVSERAASSERPRSKHRHNSPQPALAVILFLLEGNGGGQELLLPPWRYHHSEEVSGGRRSGAASTQDFFTLGSGTPPWALRRVHYGKGTLRMTLYCCHDNYAHTVRLYKLLLGRRLAHKKPDFCFLVVYANPHLEVQMAFRRLPRGRRPAPLDATVVEVRVRDVGALVPLLPNACRPISDLRWQTQDYDGNKILLQVQGAHWSRRHPHRAVPRHRDLHHQASLRSLPLGSQEDFYPEWCHPSEGRGGLSGSLFSLPNLSSSPGPPASPPRQNRRSRSLQRSASLAPPFRLNVDALVGAEETDVDTGTTVRAGGVDLSVMSAYVHQAFPPASHYQPLDPEDKTALPKRTKDGESSTVPPNGENHEALVGGRAGEEVEEFYI
- the LOC119115324 gene encoding protein FAM124A isoform X2 → MEKNSVEDECVDSGAETAGSDYSPLSSTSSDVWMGDLQRDPFLVSVHLIADPGEGNVLQRATDSVLAWLHPELQLFRVSERAASSERPRSKHRHNSPQPALAVILFLLEGNGGGQELLLPPWRYHHSEEVSGGRRSGAASTQDFFTLGSGTPPWALRRVHYGKGTLRMTLYCCHDNYAHTVRLYKLLLGRRLAHKKPDFCFLVVYANPHLEVQMAFRRLPRGRRPAPLDATVVEVRVRDVGALVPLLPNACRPISDLRWQTQDYDGNKILLQVQGAHWSRRHPHRAVPRHRDLHHQASLRSLPLGSQEDFYPEWCHPSEGRGGLSGSLFSLPNLSSSPGPPASPPRQNRRSRSLQRSASLAPPFRLNVDALVGAEETDVDTGTTVRAGGVDLSVMSAYVHQAFPPASHYQPLDPEDKTALPKRTKDGESSTVPPNGENHEALVGGRAGEEVEEFYI
- the tsn gene encoding translin — encoded protein: MSVSDMFSYIQGFLSADQDVREDIRKVVQVLEQTAREILTVLQSVHQPSGFKDIPDKCTKARELFGTVQMHIADLKTKFPADQYYRFHEHWRFVLQRLTFLAAFAVYLESEALVTREEVAQILDIEVVRDKGFHLDVEDYLAGVLIMASELSRLAVNSVTAGDYNRPLRISNFINELDSGFRLLNLKNDPLRKRYDGLKYDVKKIEEVVYDLSIRGLAKEAKSEQ